A stretch of Paludisphaera borealis DNA encodes these proteins:
- the mutS gene encoding DNA mismatch repair protein MutS, with the protein MADASLTPMMQQYRELKARDPDAILLFRMGDFYEMFGEDAVRASAVLGIAVTTRDRDKGDQAVPMAGFPHPALETYLAKIVQAGLRAAVCEQIEDPKLVKGLVKRDVVRVVTPGTLTEEALLDPRTANYLAAVVEVGTKVGLAWVELSMGRFSLTSLLRTELADEIARLSPAETLVSELSVDAPWLRSLRAQPGFAVTIRPSWDFQAEQARKTLFDQFGVTTLEGFGVDDRNLEIQAAGALVAYLRETQKSSLGHITRLTPYRRADVLTLDETTRRSLELVRTLREGKREGSLLQVIDRTTTPMGARLLAEYVTSPLTSPALIEERLGAVDELVNDATLRGELREALGEAYDLERLAARVATGRANPRDLSSLARTLALLPRIKARLTARRSQRLSRLEGAIELCPEVRSSIEAALVDDPPLTIKEGGLIRPGYHPELDRLRSASKEGKSWIAKYQTDQIRRTGISGLKVGFNNVFGYYIEISHSQAQRGEVPAEYIRKQTVKNAERYYTPELKEFENEVRNADERANALEYELFTSLRDRVSADAPRLIQAGSVLAQIDVLSALAELAARQGYCRPEIVADPVFEVEAGRHPVLDVVLPHGDFVPNDTRLGPDDGSLLLITGPNMAGKSTYIRQVALIAIMAQMGGFVPARRARIGVVDRLFARVGATDELSRGQSTFMVEMTETANILNNATPQSLVILDEIGRGTSTFDGVSLAWAITEHLHDVVGCRTLFATHYHELVELEKTKARIRNANVVVSESQGEIVFLHRIAPGGADQSYGIHVARLAGVPSPVLDRAREILAFLEKQHGPDPGLPEGPIRRKVKTARSLQGSLFAALPEPLVAELRQTDLATLGPDQALDLLKRLRELAG; encoded by the coding sequence ATGGCCGACGCTTCACTGACCCCGATGATGCAGCAGTATCGCGAGTTGAAGGCCCGCGACCCCGACGCGATCCTGCTCTTTCGGATGGGCGATTTCTACGAGATGTTCGGCGAGGACGCCGTCCGCGCCTCGGCCGTGCTCGGCATCGCGGTGACCACCCGCGACCGCGACAAGGGGGATCAGGCCGTTCCGATGGCCGGGTTCCCTCACCCCGCGCTGGAGACGTACCTGGCCAAGATCGTCCAGGCCGGCCTGCGCGCCGCGGTCTGCGAGCAGATCGAAGATCCCAAGTTGGTCAAGGGGCTGGTCAAGCGCGACGTCGTCCGTGTAGTCACACCGGGCACGCTCACCGAGGAAGCTCTGCTCGATCCTCGCACGGCCAACTATCTGGCGGCCGTCGTCGAGGTCGGGACGAAGGTGGGGTTGGCCTGGGTCGAGCTGTCGATGGGTCGGTTTTCGCTCACGAGCCTGCTCCGGACTGAGCTGGCCGACGAGATCGCGCGGCTGTCGCCCGCCGAGACCCTGGTCTCGGAGCTGAGCGTCGACGCCCCCTGGCTGCGTTCCCTGCGCGCCCAGCCAGGCTTCGCCGTGACGATCCGGCCGTCGTGGGACTTCCAGGCCGAGCAGGCCCGGAAGACGCTGTTCGATCAGTTCGGCGTCACGACGCTCGAAGGCTTCGGCGTTGACGACCGCAATCTGGAGATCCAGGCGGCCGGGGCGCTGGTCGCTTATCTTCGCGAGACGCAGAAGTCGTCGCTCGGGCATATCACGCGACTGACGCCCTACCGCCGGGCCGACGTCCTGACCCTCGACGAGACGACCCGGCGCAGCCTGGAACTCGTCCGGACGCTCCGCGAGGGCAAGCGCGAGGGCTCGCTGCTTCAGGTGATCGACCGCACCACGACGCCCATGGGGGCCCGGTTGCTCGCCGAATACGTGACCTCGCCACTCACCTCCCCCGCCCTCATCGAGGAGCGTCTGGGGGCCGTCGACGAGCTGGTGAACGACGCGACCCTTCGCGGCGAGTTGCGCGAGGCGCTCGGCGAAGCCTACGACCTGGAGCGGCTCGCCGCCCGCGTGGCCACCGGCCGGGCCAACCCGCGCGACCTCTCGTCGCTGGCCCGGACGCTGGCGCTGCTGCCCCGGATCAAGGCTCGGCTCACGGCGAGGCGATCGCAGCGGCTCTCGCGACTTGAGGGCGCGATCGAGCTTTGCCCCGAGGTCCGCTCGTCGATCGAGGCCGCGCTCGTCGACGACCCGCCGCTCACGATCAAGGAAGGGGGCCTGATCCGCCCCGGCTACCACCCCGAGCTCGACCGTCTGCGGTCGGCCTCGAAGGAAGGCAAGTCGTGGATCGCCAAGTATCAGACCGACCAGATTCGACGCACGGGCATCTCCGGTCTCAAGGTCGGCTTCAACAACGTATTCGGCTATTACATCGAGATCTCGCACTCCCAGGCCCAGCGCGGCGAGGTCCCCGCCGAGTACATCCGCAAGCAGACGGTCAAGAACGCCGAACGCTACTACACGCCCGAGCTGAAGGAGTTCGAGAACGAGGTCCGCAACGCCGACGAACGCGCCAACGCACTCGAATATGAGCTGTTCACGAGCCTTCGCGATCGCGTCTCGGCCGATGCGCCCCGGCTGATCCAGGCGGGCTCCGTGCTGGCCCAGATCGACGTCCTCTCGGCGCTCGCGGAACTCGCCGCGCGACAGGGCTACTGCCGTCCGGAGATCGTCGCCGACCCGGTCTTCGAGGTCGAGGCGGGTCGCCATCCGGTACTCGACGTCGTGTTGCCGCACGGCGACTTCGTCCCCAACGACACGCGACTCGGCCCCGACGACGGCAGCCTGCTGCTCATCACCGGCCCCAACATGGCGGGTAAAAGCACCTACATCCGCCAGGTCGCGCTGATCGCGATCATGGCCCAGATGGGAGGGTTCGTACCCGCTCGGCGAGCCCGGATCGGCGTCGTCGATCGGCTGTTCGCCCGGGTCGGGGCGACCGACGAGCTTTCGCGCGGGCAGAGCACGTTCATGGTCGAGATGACCGAGACGGCCAACATCCTCAACAACGCGACGCCGCAAAGCCTGGTGATCCTCGACGAGATCGGCCGGGGGACGAGCACGTTCGACGGCGTCTCGCTCGCCTGGGCGATCACCGAGCACCTTCACGACGTCGTCGGCTGCCGGACCCTCTTCGCCACTCATTACCACGAACTGGTGGAGCTGGAGAAGACCAAGGCCCGCATCCGCAACGCCAACGTCGTGGTCAGCGAGAGCCAGGGGGAGATCGTCTTCCTCCACCGGATCGCGCCGGGTGGGGCCGACCAGAGCTACGGCATTCACGTCGCGCGACTGGCCGGGGTGCCGTCCCCCGTGCTCGATCGAGCGCGCGAGATCCTCGCGTTCCTCGAAAAGCAGCACGGCCCCGATCCGGGCCTCCCCGAAGGGCCGATCCGCCGCAAGGTGAAGACCGCCCGCTCCCTGCAAGGAAGCCTCTTCGCCGCGCTCCCCGAGCCCCTCGTCGCCGAGCTGCGCCAGACCGATCTCGCCACGTTGGGCCCGGACCAGGCCCTCGATCTGCTCAAGCGGCTGCGCGAGCTGGCCGGCTGA
- the queF gene encoding preQ(1) synthase yields the protein MAAAVETFPNQFPNREYEIEITCPEFTAVCPKTGQPDFGTIVITYVPAATCLELKSLKLYLFAFRDRGIFYEHTINTILDDLTGSCQPLRMKIVGLFNPRGGMTSRITATYEASGS from the coding sequence ATGGCAGCCGCGGTGGAGACGTTCCCCAACCAGTTCCCGAATCGCGAGTACGAGATCGAGATCACCTGTCCGGAGTTCACGGCGGTCTGCCCCAAGACCGGCCAGCCCGACTTCGGGACGATCGTGATCACCTACGTCCCGGCCGCGACGTGCCTGGAGCTGAAGAGCCTGAAGCTCTACCTGTTCGCGTTTCGCGACCGAGGCATCTTCTACGAGCACACCATCAACACGATCCTCGACGACCTCACGGGCTCGTGCCAGCCCCTGCGAATGAAGATCGTCGGGCTTTTCAACCCCCGCGGCGGGATGACCTCGCGAATCACCGCGACTTATGAGGCAAGTGGATCGTGA
- a CDS encoding SAM hydrolase/SAM-dependent halogenase family protein, translating into MSASSGSWESGSEVGMKPGIITLTTDFGQIGPYVAAMKGILLGLAPGAALVDVCHSIAPQNVLEGSFVLAGIVDAFPAGTVHLVVVDPGVGTDRKLIAVKAADQWFVLPDNGVITGVSRGHPSQGVWEITNPNLARREISPTFHGRDILAPAAAHLIKGGDPAELGAAVSRFITLRNFEPTPTENGCIGEVIFKDTFGNLITNIKEEHLTGRAAKDWVAEIAGQRVEGIVRTYGDRPTGSLVALLGSGGWVEVAVVNGDAGRVLSAGPGTTVWLRTAN; encoded by the coding sequence GTGAGCGCGTCCTCAGGAAGCTGGGAGTCCGGATCGGAGGTCGGGATGAAGCCGGGGATCATCACCTTGACGACGGACTTCGGGCAGATCGGCCCTTACGTCGCGGCGATGAAGGGGATTCTCCTGGGCCTGGCGCCCGGCGCCGCCCTGGTCGACGTCTGCCACTCGATCGCGCCGCAGAACGTGCTCGAAGGGTCGTTCGTGCTCGCGGGGATCGTCGACGCCTTTCCGGCCGGCACGGTCCATCTCGTGGTCGTCGATCCGGGCGTGGGAACCGACCGTAAACTGATCGCGGTCAAGGCGGCCGATCAGTGGTTCGTCCTGCCCGACAACGGCGTGATCACGGGCGTCTCGCGCGGGCACCCGTCTCAGGGCGTCTGGGAGATCACCAACCCCAACCTCGCCCGCCGCGAGATCTCGCCGACCTTCCACGGCCGCGACATCCTGGCCCCCGCCGCCGCTCATCTGATCAAGGGCGGAGATCCCGCCGAGCTGGGCGCGGCGGTCTCCAGGTTCATCACGCTCCGCAACTTCGAGCCGACTCCCACCGAGAACGGCTGCATCGGCGAGGTGATCTTCAAGGACACGTTCGGCAACCTGATCACCAACATCAAGGAAGAGCACCTGACCGGACGGGCCGCCAAGGATTGGGTTGCGGAGATCGCCGGCCAGCGCGTCGAGGGAATCGTGCGCACCTACGGCGACCGCCCCACGGGATCACTCGTCGCCCTCCTGGGCAGTGGCGGCTGGGTCGAGGTCGCCGTCGTCAACGGCGACGCCGGCCGGGTGCTTTCCGCGGGGCCGGGCACGACCGTCTGGTTGCGTACCGCAAATTGA
- a CDS encoding STAS domain-containing protein, with protein MSQGPRRLLRLETVDGVTVVSFVDTKIVTEEQIQEVGEQLYSLVEDEGHKSLLLNFGNVQYLSSAALGKLINLKKKVAAVKGKLKLCCIHPDLLEVFRITRLDQVFEIYPEEQTALDKF; from the coding sequence ATGTCGCAAGGCCCCCGCCGTCTCCTCCGCCTGGAAACCGTCGACGGAGTTACCGTCGTCAGCTTCGTCGATACGAAGATCGTCACCGAAGAGCAGATCCAAGAAGTGGGCGAGCAGCTTTACAGTCTGGTCGAAGATGAAGGCCACAAGAGCCTTCTGCTGAACTTCGGGAACGTCCAGTACCTCTCCAGCGCCGCGCTGGGCAAGCTGATCAACCTCAAGAAGAAGGTCGCCGCCGTCAAGGGGAAGCTCAAGCTCTGCTGCATCCACCCCGACCTCCTCGAAGTCTTCCGCATCACCCGCCTCGACCAGGTCTTCGAGATCTACCCCGAGGAACAGACGGCTCTCGACAAGTTCTGA